Proteins encoded together in one Ochotona princeps isolate mOchPri1 chromosome 20, mOchPri1.hap1, whole genome shotgun sequence window:
- the LOC131482763 gene encoding LOW QUALITY PROTEIN: ubiquitin carboxyl-terminal hydrolase 17-like (The sequence of the model RefSeq protein was modified relative to this genomic sequence to represent the inferred CDS: inserted 2 bases in 2 codons; substituted 1 base at 1 genomic stop codon), with the protein MASGVVLKSTSLHSGGESHFRVLGRYRGSQQNPDGALYVPGKSSVRPQKETQLDEGLAAEETELAARGEASLSWMEPYSIGAGLQNPGNACYMNAALQCLTYTLPLTNYLLSQEHSHTCQRRSELCMLCALESHFTWALHSPGHMTQPYKALAAGFHRNHQEDAHXFLMFALDALRAAGLSGLNCELGPTEHQPLSHKLAGGRWRSQVTCLQCQGTSDTRDPYLDIMLEIQAAKNVQEALWHLVSPQELDGDNAYDCAACLKKRPASCTLTLHMCGDVLILVLKSFSDFTYDKMAKPMHYXCLDMRLYLSQQNGGPLEYRLYAVLVHVGLHRTRXHYLCYVKAGNGCWYQMDDAKVSTCGLTSSLKQSAYVLFYVRKGGWDGAGDQLWQRMPGLAR; encoded by the exons atggcctcTGGAGTAGTGCTCAAGTCGACTTCACTGCACTccgggggtgagtctcatttcaggGTCCtgggcagatacagaggttctcagcagAATCCAGatggggctttgtatgtgccagggaagtCATCAGTCCGGCCTCAGAAAGAGACCCAGCTGGACGAGGGATTGGCTGCAGaggaaacagagctggctgccagaggggaagcttctctgagctggatggaaccttacagcattggggctggtctgcagaacccagggaacgcctgctacatgaatgcagctcTCCAGTGCCTGACGTACACCCTGCCACTTACCAACTATCTGCTGTCACAGGAGCACTCCCACACCTGCCAGCGCCGTTCAGAGCTCTGcatgctctgtgctctggaaagtcactttacttgggctcTGCACAGTCCCGGCCACATGACCCAGCCCTAtaaggcattggctgctggctttcataGAAACCACCAAGAAGATGCCC agtttctgatgttcgcgcttgatgccctcagggcagcaggcctgtctggcctcaactgcgagttGGGGCCCACAGAgcaccagcctctaagccataagctagctggaggccgctggaggtctcaagtcacatgtctccagtgccaaGGCACTTCAGACACACGGGACCCTTACCTGGACATCATGCTGGAGATCCAGGCTGCCAAGAATGTACAGGAAGCCTTgtggcatttggtgagcccgcaagagctggacggggacaatgCCTATGATTgcgctgcctgcctcaagaagaggCCTGCGTCCTGCACGCTTACCTTGCACatgtgtggggatgtgctcatttTGGTCTTGAAGAGTTTTTCTGACTTCACGTATGACAAAATGGCAAAGCCCATGCACT CCTGTTTGGACATGAGGCTTTACCTGTCTCAGCAGAATGGGGGGCCACTGGAGTACAGGCtgtatgctgtccttgtgcacgtgggcttgcatCGTACCAGATGACATTACCTGTGCTATGTCAAAGCCGGCAATGGctgctggtatcagatggatgatgCGAAGGTCAGCACCTGTGGCCTGACTTCatccttgaagcaaagtgcctacgtgctctTTTATGTGCGCAAGGGTGGATGGGAtggtgctggagaccagctctggcAAAGGATGCCTGGATTGGCGAGATGA